From the genome of Danio rerio strain Tuebingen ecotype United States chromosome 2, GRCz12tu, whole genome shotgun sequence, one region includes:
- the sall2 gene encoding uncharacterized protein sall2 isoform X1: MSRRKQKRPQHFFSPILNTSWLLQHEEHPAVKPLTSTLEQNSSSYSTRQSCKSTLNPTPPIERLKTSSPTRASHSVVHIPCQPLQLTLNLKGSNLSHIPDIPSHLTNQCIKTTASSVSTHKHSCLLMASPKLGVSATTTSSSSSSVAASLCVPPHPGSPSSGPQGPPSPVTPSSSPSTVPSAPACAPVSIAFILEELRVLQQRQIHQMQMTEEICRQVLRLGGGPCEVDSKPCILPSLPQFCLKGSDNNPRPSRPKSSSPPSSVAPLLACFSSLLPPQSSKHSNPLLNVLRPHKAQYDSVVTTPTNFTSHTSASTSSAMSTPVASNYPLTLSLGLPTQKSSNTTGASGHSGLPFQNQSLPVAAVPSGPSQDLKLSAQAGSSVLSSGRMQHACRFCRKLFSSDSSLQIHLRSHTGERPYQCPVCFSRFTTRGNLKVHFLRHREQNPELSFSLFPCSLFASVTGGSMGGSAQTQTVTSTNTNTTQRHQKQQDDDLCVDSLEGATASTRATASSLPPSIDLALLTTAHSLLQLNRAAAAAAAAAASTSTTSSITSSSSSSLASTLLSSPASSTSSIAGVYKGVKQQRFDENTPPIPTLLPHTAYSQLANLPKIFFPASSSHHHLGHGFLRPTSPAGSFLPSPQHHITFPFTSSSTAPSISTPTSDTSKLQRLVEKLEKEPHGQTNWESSIGETSTSGNSVSGTLTYSSSGLMSTSTYSTNVVTSLPSSTVQIPSSLFSKESPYMGLMNSAGTLAPNQCSVCLRVLSCPRALRLHQATHLGERPFPCKLCGRSFSTKGSLRAHLATHRARPPNSRAQNSCPLCQRKFTNALVLQHHIRMHLGGQLPPEHMPDTSTECDSQSHSQSIEPSGSENTPSTVDVQLLHADRQTISDSSHTESLAVSIAPTVCPVTSSLPASRSSGPIPTFDLSPGPSLNLTPQSPPTFIADPPELSLNIPSPVESAASLFPPTSQSASTSGTTANDEVCFELSSNTAYLGDISSTSALMNTSPQENDCEVSENRSLSAVPCSGSRSNLEDLLSIQAHNASRASRTHPVSPPSSPLVLGSESVSSQNVRLEEPDQSLVQTSTSLPQEFPNEQKTEDKGRKTPKNGQKIPPELSTDQEMLSDTVTKTSEDAVESEEADTRVQKITKDTHYSSDAMDKADLNDATATEMDRTEPTVCISLTPSLPPPMPEKKIYHCSECGKEYASRSGLKGHMKHHGGVVKTPRAPARTKGPEKVMHNDRPQSHNLATYLPPGHE; encoded by the exons aGGAACACCCGGCAGTGAAGCCCCTCACCTCTACTCTTGAACAGAACTCTTCCTCATACTCGACACGTCAAAGCTGCAAATCTACCTTAAACCCAACTCCACCAATTGAGAGACTAAAAACATCTTCCCCGACCAGAGCCAGCCATAGTGTTGTTCACATCCCCTGTCAGCCCCTACAATTAACTCTAAATCTGAAGGGGTCTAACCTTTCCCATATTCCTGACATCCCATCCCATTTGACTAATCAGTGCATCAAGACCACTGCATCAAGTGTGTCTACTCATAAACACAGTTGCTTACTCATGGCTTCTCCAAAGTTAGGTGTGTCAGCAACCACAActtcctcttcatcatcctctgTTGCTGCTTCTCTCTGTGTGCCTCCACATCCTGGAAGCCCCAGTTCTGGGCCTCAGGGTCCCCCAAGTCCTGTTACACCCTCTTCCAGCCCAAGCACAGTCCCTTCAGCTCCGGCATGTGCACCAGTCAGTATTGCTTTTATCCTGGAAGAGCTACGTGTGCTGCAACAAAGACAAATCCATCAGATGCAGATGACTGAAGAAATATGTAGACAAGTGTTAAGACTGGGAGGAGGACCATGTGAAGTGGATTCAAAGCCATGCATACTACCATCACTGCCTCAGTTCTGTTTAAAAGGCTCTGATAACAACCCTAGACCCTCCCGACCAAAGTCATCATCTCCCCCCTCCTCAGTTGCTCCTCTTTTGGCCTGCTTCTCATCCCTGTTACCTCCTCAGTCTTCCAAACATTCCAACCCCCTCTTAAATGTCTTACGACCCCATAAAGCACAGTATGACAGTGTGGTAACAACTCCAACAAACTTCACCAGTCATACAAGTGCTTCCACATCCTCAGCAATGTCCACACCTGTTGCCTCAAACTACCCACTCACACTTTCCCTGGGCCTACCAACCCAAAAATCATCTAACACCACGGGAGCCAGTGGACACAGTGGTCTGCCCTTTCAAAACCAATCTCTACCAGTAGCTGCTGTACCTTCAGGTCCTTCACAGGATCTAAAACTCTCTGCTCAAGCTGGTTCCTCCGTCTTATCATCAGGACGTATGCAGCATGCATGCCGATTTTGTAGGAAACTCTTCAGCAGTGACTCATCCCTGCAAATACATTTGCGCTCACACACAGGAGAACGTCCTTACCAGTGTCCTGTATGTTTCAGTCGATTCACCACACGAGGAAACCTTAAGGTCCACTTCCTGCGCCATCGTGAGCAAAACCCTGAACTTTCCTTTTCATTATTTCCATGTTCATTGTTTGCATCTGTAACTGGAGGATCAATGGGAGGATCAGCACAAACTCAAACGGTCACCTCTACCAATACAAACACTACTCAAAGGCATCAGAAACAGCAAGATGATGACCTGTGTGTTGACAGTCTGGAGGGTGCTACTGCATCAACACGTGCTACAGCTTCATCTCTGCCTCCCAGTATTGATTTGGCCCTGTTGACCACTGCACACTCTCTCCTCCAGCTCAATCGTGCTGCTGCTGCGGCGGCTGCTGCTGCAGCCTCTACATCCACTACCTCTTCAATCACATCCTCATCATCTTCCTCTCTAGCCTCCACTCTTCTTTCCTCTCCTGCCTCATCAACCTCCTCCATTGCTGGTGTGTATAAAGGAGTAAAACAGCAGCGCTTTGATGAAAACACCCCACCTATACCCACTCTGCTCCCCCACACTGCTTATTCACAGCTTGCTAACTTACCTAAAATCTTCTTCCCAGCTTCTTCCTCTCACCATCACCTAGGTCATGGGTTTCTCAGGCCAACAAGTCCAGCTGGATCCTTCCTGCCATCTCCACAACACCACATTACATTTCCATTCACCTCGTCATCCACTGCCCCATCCATCTCAACTCCAACATCGGACACATCAAAGCTGCAGAGACTAGTGGAAAAGTTAGAGAAAGAACCACATGGTCAGACAAACTGGGAATCATCCATCGGGGAGACATCTACCAGCGGCAATAGTGTATCTGGAACATTAACGTATAGCAGCAGTGGCTTAATGAGCACAAGTACATATAGTACGAATGTTGTCACCTCACTCCCATCGTCTACAGTCCAAATACCCTCATCCCTCTTCAGCAAGGAGTCACCTTACATGGGACTTATGAACTCTGCTGGGACACTTGCCCCTAACCAGTGTAGCGTGTGTCTGCGTGTACTAAGCTGCCCAAGAGCATTACGTTTGCATCAGGCTACTCATTTAGGTGAGCGACCCTTCCCCTGCAAACTATGTGGTCGTTCTTTCTCAACTAAAGGAAGCCTTCGAGCACACCTTGCCACTCATCGAGCACGTCCACCAAACAGTCGTGCCCAGAATTCTTGTCCTTTATGCCAGCGGAAGTTTACCAATGCCCTTGTGTTACAACATCATATCCGAATGCATTTAGGAGGACAGCTACCACCAGAGCACATGCCCGATACTTCAACAGAATGTGATTCACAGTCTCACTCCCAGTCCATTGAGCCCTCTGGCTCAGAGAATACTCCTAGCACTGTGGATGTTCAGTTGCTACATGCTGATCGACAAACCATCTCAGATTCCAGCCATACTGAATCACTCGCTGTCAGTATTGCACCCACAGTTTGTCCTGTAACCTCTAGTCTACCTGCTTCACGTAGCTCAGGTCCTATACCAACTTTCGATCTAAGCCCTGGCCCCTCTCTGAATTTAACACCCCAGTCACCTCCAACATTTATAGCTGATCCTCCTGAGCTCTCTCTCAACATACCTTCCCCAGTAGAATCTGCAGCTTCCCTCTTCCCCCCAACCTCTCAATCAGCATCAACATCTGGTACTACTGCCAATGATGAAGTATGTTTTGAACTGTCCAGCAACACTGCCTACTTGGGAGACATTTCAAGCACATCTGCTCTGATGAATACCAGTCCACAAGAAAATGACTGTGAAGTCAGTGAAAATAGATCTCTCTCAGCTGTCCCTTGCTCTGGATCAAGATCAAATTTGGAGGATCTTCTTAGCATACAAGCTCATAATGCATCCAGAGCCTCTCGGACACATCCCGTTTCACCGCCATCTTCTCCCTTAGTGCTGGGATCTGAGAGTGTGTCTTCTCAAAATGTACGTCTAGAGGAgcctgaccaaagtcttgtccAAACATCCACATCACTTCCACAAGAGTTTCCCAATGAACAAAAAACTGAAGATAAAGGTCGCAAAACACCAAAGAATGGTCAAAAGATACCGCCAGAGTTGAGTACTGATCAAGAAATGCTATCAGACACTGTAACCAAAACAAGTGAGGATGCAGTTGAGTCTGAGGAGGCGGACACACGTGTGCAGAAGATTACAAAGGATACTCACTATAGCTCGGATGCAATGGATAAAGCAGACCTCAATGATGCAACTGCAACTGAAATGGACAGAACAGAACCTACTGTATGCATTTCCCTTACTCCCAGTCTTCCACCTCCCATGCCAGAGAAAAAAATCTACCACTGTTCTGAATGTGGAAAAGAGTATGCAAGTCGCAGTGGACTCAAA GGACATATGAAGCACCATGGAGGAGTTGTCAAGACACCTCGAGCTCCTGCTAGGACCAAGGGACCAGAGAAAGTCATGCATAATGACCGACCACAATCTCACAACCTTGCAACCTACTTGCCACCAGGGCATGAGTGA
- the sall2 gene encoding uncharacterized protein sall2 isoform X2, with amino-acid sequence MASPKLGVSATTTSSSSSSVAASLCVPPHPGSPSSGPQGPPSPVTPSSSPSTVPSAPACAPVSIAFILEELRVLQQRQIHQMQMTEEICRQVLRLGGGPCEVDSKPCILPSLPQFCLKGSDNNPRPSRPKSSSPPSSVAPLLACFSSLLPPQSSKHSNPLLNVLRPHKAQYDSVVTTPTNFTSHTSASTSSAMSTPVASNYPLTLSLGLPTQKSSNTTGASGHSGLPFQNQSLPVAAVPSGPSQDLKLSAQAGSSVLSSGRMQHACRFCRKLFSSDSSLQIHLRSHTGERPYQCPVCFSRFTTRGNLKVHFLRHREQNPELSFSLFPCSLFASVTGGSMGGSAQTQTVTSTNTNTTQRHQKQQDDDLCVDSLEGATASTRATASSLPPSIDLALLTTAHSLLQLNRAAAAAAAAAASTSTTSSITSSSSSSLASTLLSSPASSTSSIAGVYKGVKQQRFDENTPPIPTLLPHTAYSQLANLPKIFFPASSSHHHLGHGFLRPTSPAGSFLPSPQHHITFPFTSSSTAPSISTPTSDTSKLQRLVEKLEKEPHGQTNWESSIGETSTSGNSVSGTLTYSSSGLMSTSTYSTNVVTSLPSSTVQIPSSLFSKESPYMGLMNSAGTLAPNQCSVCLRVLSCPRALRLHQATHLGERPFPCKLCGRSFSTKGSLRAHLATHRARPPNSRAQNSCPLCQRKFTNALVLQHHIRMHLGGQLPPEHMPDTSTECDSQSHSQSIEPSGSENTPSTVDVQLLHADRQTISDSSHTESLAVSIAPTVCPVTSSLPASRSSGPIPTFDLSPGPSLNLTPQSPPTFIADPPELSLNIPSPVESAASLFPPTSQSASTSGTTANDEVCFELSSNTAYLGDISSTSALMNTSPQENDCEVSENRSLSAVPCSGSRSNLEDLLSIQAHNASRASRTHPVSPPSSPLVLGSESVSSQNVRLEEPDQSLVQTSTSLPQEFPNEQKTEDKGRKTPKNGQKIPPELSTDQEMLSDTVTKTSEDAVESEEADTRVQKITKDTHYSSDAMDKADLNDATATEMDRTEPTVCISLTPSLPPPMPEKKIYHCSECGKEYASRSGLKGHMKHHGGVVKTPRAPARTKGPEKVMHNDRPQSHNLATYLPPGHE; translated from the exons ATGGCTTCTCCAAAGTTAGGTGTGTCAGCAACCACAActtcctcttcatcatcctctgTTGCTGCTTCTCTCTGTGTGCCTCCACATCCTGGAAGCCCCAGTTCTGGGCCTCAGGGTCCCCCAAGTCCTGTTACACCCTCTTCCAGCCCAAGCACAGTCCCTTCAGCTCCGGCATGTGCACCAGTCAGTATTGCTTTTATCCTGGAAGAGCTACGTGTGCTGCAACAAAGACAAATCCATCAGATGCAGATGACTGAAGAAATATGTAGACAAGTGTTAAGACTGGGAGGAGGACCATGTGAAGTGGATTCAAAGCCATGCATACTACCATCACTGCCTCAGTTCTGTTTAAAAGGCTCTGATAACAACCCTAGACCCTCCCGACCAAAGTCATCATCTCCCCCCTCCTCAGTTGCTCCTCTTTTGGCCTGCTTCTCATCCCTGTTACCTCCTCAGTCTTCCAAACATTCCAACCCCCTCTTAAATGTCTTACGACCCCATAAAGCACAGTATGACAGTGTGGTAACAACTCCAACAAACTTCACCAGTCATACAAGTGCTTCCACATCCTCAGCAATGTCCACACCTGTTGCCTCAAACTACCCACTCACACTTTCCCTGGGCCTACCAACCCAAAAATCATCTAACACCACGGGAGCCAGTGGACACAGTGGTCTGCCCTTTCAAAACCAATCTCTACCAGTAGCTGCTGTACCTTCAGGTCCTTCACAGGATCTAAAACTCTCTGCTCAAGCTGGTTCCTCCGTCTTATCATCAGGACGTATGCAGCATGCATGCCGATTTTGTAGGAAACTCTTCAGCAGTGACTCATCCCTGCAAATACATTTGCGCTCACACACAGGAGAACGTCCTTACCAGTGTCCTGTATGTTTCAGTCGATTCACCACACGAGGAAACCTTAAGGTCCACTTCCTGCGCCATCGTGAGCAAAACCCTGAACTTTCCTTTTCATTATTTCCATGTTCATTGTTTGCATCTGTAACTGGAGGATCAATGGGAGGATCAGCACAAACTCAAACGGTCACCTCTACCAATACAAACACTACTCAAAGGCATCAGAAACAGCAAGATGATGACCTGTGTGTTGACAGTCTGGAGGGTGCTACTGCATCAACACGTGCTACAGCTTCATCTCTGCCTCCCAGTATTGATTTGGCCCTGTTGACCACTGCACACTCTCTCCTCCAGCTCAATCGTGCTGCTGCTGCGGCGGCTGCTGCTGCAGCCTCTACATCCACTACCTCTTCAATCACATCCTCATCATCTTCCTCTCTAGCCTCCACTCTTCTTTCCTCTCCTGCCTCATCAACCTCCTCCATTGCTGGTGTGTATAAAGGAGTAAAACAGCAGCGCTTTGATGAAAACACCCCACCTATACCCACTCTGCTCCCCCACACTGCTTATTCACAGCTTGCTAACTTACCTAAAATCTTCTTCCCAGCTTCTTCCTCTCACCATCACCTAGGTCATGGGTTTCTCAGGCCAACAAGTCCAGCTGGATCCTTCCTGCCATCTCCACAACACCACATTACATTTCCATTCACCTCGTCATCCACTGCCCCATCCATCTCAACTCCAACATCGGACACATCAAAGCTGCAGAGACTAGTGGAAAAGTTAGAGAAAGAACCACATGGTCAGACAAACTGGGAATCATCCATCGGGGAGACATCTACCAGCGGCAATAGTGTATCTGGAACATTAACGTATAGCAGCAGTGGCTTAATGAGCACAAGTACATATAGTACGAATGTTGTCACCTCACTCCCATCGTCTACAGTCCAAATACCCTCATCCCTCTTCAGCAAGGAGTCACCTTACATGGGACTTATGAACTCTGCTGGGACACTTGCCCCTAACCAGTGTAGCGTGTGTCTGCGTGTACTAAGCTGCCCAAGAGCATTACGTTTGCATCAGGCTACTCATTTAGGTGAGCGACCCTTCCCCTGCAAACTATGTGGTCGTTCTTTCTCAACTAAAGGAAGCCTTCGAGCACACCTTGCCACTCATCGAGCACGTCCACCAAACAGTCGTGCCCAGAATTCTTGTCCTTTATGCCAGCGGAAGTTTACCAATGCCCTTGTGTTACAACATCATATCCGAATGCATTTAGGAGGACAGCTACCACCAGAGCACATGCCCGATACTTCAACAGAATGTGATTCACAGTCTCACTCCCAGTCCATTGAGCCCTCTGGCTCAGAGAATACTCCTAGCACTGTGGATGTTCAGTTGCTACATGCTGATCGACAAACCATCTCAGATTCCAGCCATACTGAATCACTCGCTGTCAGTATTGCACCCACAGTTTGTCCTGTAACCTCTAGTCTACCTGCTTCACGTAGCTCAGGTCCTATACCAACTTTCGATCTAAGCCCTGGCCCCTCTCTGAATTTAACACCCCAGTCACCTCCAACATTTATAGCTGATCCTCCTGAGCTCTCTCTCAACATACCTTCCCCAGTAGAATCTGCAGCTTCCCTCTTCCCCCCAACCTCTCAATCAGCATCAACATCTGGTACTACTGCCAATGATGAAGTATGTTTTGAACTGTCCAGCAACACTGCCTACTTGGGAGACATTTCAAGCACATCTGCTCTGATGAATACCAGTCCACAAGAAAATGACTGTGAAGTCAGTGAAAATAGATCTCTCTCAGCTGTCCCTTGCTCTGGATCAAGATCAAATTTGGAGGATCTTCTTAGCATACAAGCTCATAATGCATCCAGAGCCTCTCGGACACATCCCGTTTCACCGCCATCTTCTCCCTTAGTGCTGGGATCTGAGAGTGTGTCTTCTCAAAATGTACGTCTAGAGGAgcctgaccaaagtcttgtccAAACATCCACATCACTTCCACAAGAGTTTCCCAATGAACAAAAAACTGAAGATAAAGGTCGCAAAACACCAAAGAATGGTCAAAAGATACCGCCAGAGTTGAGTACTGATCAAGAAATGCTATCAGACACTGTAACCAAAACAAGTGAGGATGCAGTTGAGTCTGAGGAGGCGGACACACGTGTGCAGAAGATTACAAAGGATACTCACTATAGCTCGGATGCAATGGATAAAGCAGACCTCAATGATGCAACTGCAACTGAAATGGACAGAACAGAACCTACTGTATGCATTTCCCTTACTCCCAGTCTTCCACCTCCCATGCCAGAGAAAAAAATCTACCACTGTTCTGAATGTGGAAAAGAGTATGCAAGTCGCAGTGGACTCAAA GGACATATGAAGCACCATGGAGGAGTTGTCAAGACACCTCGAGCTCCTGCTAGGACCAAGGGACCAGAGAAAGTCATGCATAATGACCGACCACAATCTCACAACCTTGCAACCTACTTGCCACCAGGGCATGAGTGA